The bacterium genome contains the following window.
AAGGACTGTTGTTATACTCATTAAAATAGGCAGAATATTTAAAGGATACATTCCCGGTTTATCCATTAATGCTCCTAAGTAAAATACTGTGTCAGGTAAAGATAGATCTGGAATCCATCCGGGAATAAAACAGGTTCCTTTTAACTCTATGGCATTTCTTAAAGTTGTAAAAAGCGCGAAAAAAAGAGGCATTTGTAACATCATTGGCAAACACCCGCCAAGTGGATTGACCTTGTTTTTTTTGTATAGTGCCATTGTCTCTTTATTTATTTTTTGGGCATTATCCTTATACTTATTCTTCAACGCACTGATTTGCGGTTGAAGTTCTTGCATGGCTCTCATTGACTTATGGCTTTTTATTGTGAGTGGAAATAGAACTATACTCATCAGGATTGTTAATAAAATAATTGCCACTCCATAGTTCCCTGTAATTTTGTGTAAGAACTTTAGAATATGAACTATTCTGAAAAGATTTCCAAAAAAACCAAAGTCAGCAAGCGCTTCTAAATTAACTTCTTGTTTTGCCAGTCTATCCACATCCTTCGGACCCAAATAGCAGTTAATACTGTAAGAAAAACTTTGATTAGGCCTAACATCTGGAATAACTGCTTCCACACAGTTTTGTAATACATTTAATTTGTTTTTCTTAATAACAACTTTTGATGCGGGTTCTACTGGGATTAAGGCATTCAGGAAATATTTTGTGGATAATGCAGTCCACCATATTCTGCCAATATACGATTGCGTTACATCTTTGTCTTTCTCTCCGCGGCTAAACGGCTTTTTTATCACCTTATCATTTATATAAGATACAGATTGTAATCCGACTCCTCCTCCTCTACCAGAACTTTGTTCCTCCATTAGCCTGAGACCTGTGCCTGTGCTAATTAAAAAACTAGTTTGTTCAATATTCTTATCTGTATTATTTATCAATTCCAGATTTACACCAATAAGATAACCATCATTTCTAAATAGAATCTTTTTAATTATAGTTGAGCCGTCTTTTAGATGAGAAACAAATCTAACATAGCCTTCCAGCTTCCCCTTAGAGAGTAAAAGCCTCGTACTATCACATTTAAAATTATTAATAACAGACATTTCTCCTTTTGCTTGAAAGTACGTCTGGAGAGGATAGGTTTGAGTATAATAATTTGCAAATGACACAAGTTCAATATCTTGCGGTGTTTTTAGCTCCCCCTGTCTTTCCCTTGATATTAATCTGGCATTAATATACTCTGCCTCTTCTTTTTGATACGAAAGGCGCTCCCTTTGCTCTTCTGAGGTAGCTTTGGCAAGCTGCCCAG
Protein-coding sequences here:
- the yidC gene encoding membrane protein insertase YidC, translated to MDRRTLMAIVLSLSVFLIFNHYYSSKLPKKPVEENISSRAVPVRTVPVRVGKEKQEEYVYKEEEKKPLVKEKEVIVETDLVKIVLGGSSGTIKSYKIKEYKEAEVKQNAIALNNQRIKQLSGQLAKATSEEQRERLSYQKEEAEYINARLISRERQGELKTPQDIELVSFANYYTQTYPLQTYFQAKGEMSVINNFKCDSTRLLLSKGKLEGYVRFVSHLKDGSTIIKKILFRNDGYLIGVNLELINNTDKNIEQTSFLISTGTGLRLMEEQSSGRGGGVGLQSVSYINDKVIKKPFSRGEKDKDVTQSYIGRIWWTALSTKYFLNALIPVEPASKVVIKKNKLNVLQNCVEAVIPDVRPNQSFSYSINCYLGPKDVDRLAKQEVNLEALADFGFFGNLFRIVHILKFLHKITGNYGVAIILLTILMSIVLFPLTIKSHKSMRAMQELQPQISALKNKYKDNAQKINKETMALYKKNKVNPLGGCLPMMLQMPLFFALFTTLRNAIELKGTCFIPGWIPDLSLPDTVFYLGALMDKPGMYPLNILPILMSITTVLQQKFTTQSADPKQAKMMLFMPVFMLFIFYNFPSGLVLYWLTNNILSIAQQVLIRKKH